One region of Dryobates pubescens isolate bDryPub1 chromosome 20, bDryPub1.pri, whole genome shotgun sequence genomic DNA includes:
- the LOC104307703 gene encoding myosin-1B-like isoform X4 gives MSSDAEMAIFGEAAPYLRKSEKERIEAQNKPFDAKTSVFVVHAKESYVKSTIQSKEGGKVTVKTEAGETLTVKEDQIHPMNPPKYDKIEDMAMMTHLHEPAVLYNLKERYAAWMIYTYSGLFCVTVNPYKWLPVYNPEVVLAYRGKKRQEAPPHIFSISDNAYQFMLTDRENQSILITGESGAGKTVNTKRVIQYFATIAASGDKKKEEQQPTGKMQGTLEDQIISANPLLEAFGNAKTVRNDNSSRFGKFIRIHFGATGKLASADIETYLLEKSRVTFQLKAERSYHIFYQIMSNKKPELIEMLLITTNPYDYLYVSQGEITVPSINDQEELMATDSAIDILGFTADEKTAIYKLTGAVMHYGNLKFKQKQREEQAEPDGTEVADKAAYLMGLNSADLLKALCYPRVKVGNEYVTKGQTVQQVYNAVGALAKAVFEKMFLWMVVRINQQLDTKQPRQYFIGVLDIAGFEIFDFNSLEQLCINFTNEKLQQFFNHHMFVLEQEEYKKEGIEWEFIDFGMDLAACIELIEKPMGIFSILEEECMFPKATDTSFKNKLYDQHLGKSNNFQKPKPAKGKAEAHFSLVHYAGTVDYNITGWLDKNKDPLNETVVGLYQKSSLKTLALLFASAGGEAGKKKGSSFQTVSALFRENLNKLMTNLRSTHPHFVRCIIPNETKTPGAMEHELVLHQLRCNGVLEGIRICRKGFPSRILYADFKQRYKVLNASAIPEGQFIDSKKASEKLLGSIDVDHTQYKFGHTKVFFKAGLLGLLEEMRDEKLAQLITRTQARCRGFLARVEYQRMVERRESIFCIQYNVRSFMNVKHWPWMKLFFKIKPLLKSAESEKEMANMKEEFEKTKEELAKSEAKRKEIEEKMVALLQEKNDLQLQVQAEADALADAEERCDQLIKTKIQLEAKIKEVTERAEDEEEINAELTAKKRKLEDECSELKKDIDDLELTLAKVEKEKHATENKVKNLTEEMAALDETIAKLTKEKKALQEAHQQTLDDLQAEEDKVNTLTKAKTKLEQQVDDLEGSLEQEKKLRMDLERAKRKLEGDLKMNQDSIMDLENDKQQLDEKLKKKDFEISQIQSKIEDEQALGMQLQKKIKELQARIEELEEEIEAERTSRAKAEKHRADLSRELEEISERLEEAGGATSAQIEMNKKREAEFQKMRRDLEEATLQHEATAAALRKKHADSTAELGEQIDNLQRVKQKLEKEKSELKMEIDDLASNMESVSKAKANLEKMCRTLEDQLSEIKTKEEEHQRMINDLNAQRARLQTESGEYSRQVEEKDALVSQLSRGKQAFTQQIEELKRHLEEEIKAKNALAHALQSARHDCDLLREQYEEEQEAKGELQRALSKANSEVAQWRTKYETDAIQRTEELEEAKKKLAQRLQDAEEHVEAVNAKCASLEKTKQRLQNEVEDLMIDVERSNAACAALDKKQKNFDKILAEWKQKYEETQAELEASQKESRSLSTELFKMKNAYEESLDHLETLKRENKNLQQEISDLTEQIAEGGKAIHELEKVKKQVEQEKSELQAALEEAEASLEHEEGKILRLQLELNQVKSEIDRKIAEKDEEIDQMKRNHLRVVDSMQSTLDAEIRSRNEALRLKKKMEGDLNEMEIQLSHANRQAADAQKNLRNTQGVLKDTQIHLDDAVRAQDDLKEQVAMVERRANLLQAEVEELRAALEQTERSRKLAEQELLDASERVQLLHTQNTSLINTKKKLETDIAQIQGEMEDTIQEARNAEEKAKKAITDAAMMAEELKKEQDTSAHLERMKKNLDQTVKDLQHRLDEAEQLALKGGKKQIQKLEARVRELEGEVDAEQKRSAEAVKGVRKYERRVKELTYQSEEDRKNVLRLQDLVDKLQMKVKSYKRQAEEAEELSNVNLSKFRKIQHELEEAEERADIAESQVNKLRTKSREFHKKAEEEE, from the exons ATGTCGTCGGACGCCGAGATGGCCATCTTTGGGGAGGCTGCTCCCTACCTCCGCAAGTCAGAGAAGGAGAGAATCGAGGCCCAGAACAAGCCCTTTGATGCCAAGACATCTGTCTTCGTGGTGCATGCAAAAGAATCCTATGTGAAAAGCACAATCCAgagcaaggagggagggaaggtcACCGTCAAGACTGAAGCTGGAGAG ACTCTGACCGTGAAGGAAGATCAAATCCACCCCATGAACCCTCCCAAGTACGATAAGATCGAGGACATGGCCATGATGACCCACCTGCACGAGCCCGCCGTGCTGTACAACCTCAAAGAGCGTTATGCAGCCTGGATGATCTAC ACCTACTCGGGTCTCTTCTGTGTCACTGTCAACCCCTACAAGTGGCTGCCGGTGTACAACCCGGAGGTGGTGTTGGCCTACCGAGGCAAGAAGCGCCAGGAGGCTCCTCCACACATCTTCTCCATCTCTGACAATGCCTATCAGTTCATGCTGACTG ATCGGGAGAACCAGTCCATCCTGATCAC TGGAGAATCCGGTGCAGGCAAGACTGTGAACACCAAGCGTGTCATCCAGTACTTTGCAACAATTGCAGCCAGTGGGGacaagaagaaggaggagcagcagccaacaGGCAAGATGCAG GGGACACTTGAAGATCAAATCATCAGTGCCAACCCACTGCTGGAGGCCTTTGGCAATGCCAAGACCGTGAGGAATGACAACTCCTCACGCTTT GGTAAATTCATCAGAATCCATTTTGGTGCCACGGGAAAACTGGCTTCTGCTGACATTGAAACCT atctgctggagaagtcCAGAGTCACTTTTCAGCTCAAGGCAGAAAGAAGCTACCACATCTTCTACCAGATCATGTCCAACAAGAAGCCAGAGCTAATTG AGATGTTACTGATCACCACCAACCCATATGACTACCTGTATGTGAGTCAAGGTGAGATCACAGTTCCCAGCATCAACGACCAGGAAGAGCTGATGGCCACAGAT AGTGCCATTGACATCCTGGGCTTCACTGCTGATGAGAAGACAGCCATCTACAAGCTGACAGGGGCTGTCATGCACTACGGGAACCTGAAGTTCAAGCAGAAGCAGcgtgaggagcaggcagagccggATGGCACAGAAG TTGCTGACAAGGCTGCCTACTTGATGGGTCTGAACTCAGCAGATCTGCTCAAGGCCCTTTGCTACCCTCGAGTCAAGGTTGGGAATGAGTATGTGACCAAAGGTCAAACAGTGCAGCAG GTGTACAATGCAGTTGGTGCCTTAGCCAAAGCTGTCTTTGAGAAGATGTTCCTCTGGATGGTTGTTCGCATCAACCAGCAGCTGGACACCAAGCAACCTAGGCAGTACTTCATTGGTGTGCTGGACATTGCTGGCTTTGAGATCTTTGAT TTcaacagcctggagcagctgtgcatCAACTTCACCAACGAGAAACTGCAACAGTTCTTCAACCACCACATGTtcgtgctggagcaggaggagtaCAAGAAGGAAGGCATTGAGTGGGAGTTCATTGACTTTGGCATGGACCTGGCTGCCTGCATCGAGCTCATTGAGAAG CCCATGGGCATCTTCTCCATCCTGGAAGAGGAGTGCATGTTCCCCAAGGCAACTGACACCTCTTTCAAGAACAAGCTCTATGACCAGCATCTGGGCAAGTCCAACAACTTCCAGAAGCCCAAACCTGCCAAAGGCAAGGCTGAGGCTCACTTCTCCCTGGTGCACTATGCTGGCACTGTGGACTACAACATCACTGGCTGGCTGGACAAGAACAAGGATCCCCTGAATGAAACTGTTGTGGGGCTGTACCAGAAATCATCCCTGAAGACACTGGCCTTGCTCTttgcctctgctggaggagaggcag GCAAGAAGAAGGGTTCTTCTTTCCAGACTGTCTCAGCTCTTTTCAGG GAGAACCTGAACAAGCTGATGACCAACCTAAGGAGCACTCACCCACATTTTGTGCGCTGTATCATCCCCAATGAAACAAAAACACCTG GTGCCATGGAGCATGAGCTGGTGCTGCACCAGCTGCGCTGTAACGGCGTGCTGGAAGGGATCCGCATCTGCAGGAAGGGATTCCCCAGCAGAATCCTCTATGCTGACTTCAAACAGAG GTACAAGGTGCTGAATGCCAGTGCCATCCCAGAGGGACAGTTCATTGACAGCAAGAAGGCTTCTGAGAAGCTTCTTGGGTCAATCGATGTGGACCACACCCAGTACAAATTTGGCCACACCAAG GTGTTCTTcaaagctgggctgctggggctcctggaggagatgagggatgagaagctggcaCAGCTCATCACCCGCACACAGGCCAGGTGCAGAGGCTTCCTGGCAAGAGTGGAGTACCAGAGAATGGTGGAAAGGAG GGAGTCCATCTTCTGCATCCAGTACAACGTTAGGTCCTTCATGAACGTCAAGCACTGGCCCTGGATGAAGCTCTTCTTCAAGATCAAGCCCTTGCTGAAGAGTGCAGAGTCTGAGAAGGAGATGGCCAACATGAAGGAGGAGTTTGAGAAAACCAAGGAAGAGCTTGCAAAGTCTGAGGCCAAGAGGAAGGAGATAGAGGAGAAAATGGTGGCCCTGCTGCAAGAGAAAAATGACCTGCAGCTGCAAGTGCAGGCT GAAGCTGATGCTTTGGCTGATGCTGAAGAGAGGTGTGACCAGCTCATCAAAACCAAAATCCAGCTGGAAGCCAAAATTAAAGAGGTGACTGAAAgggctgaggatgaggaggaaattaaTGCTGAGCTGACAGCCAAGAAGAGAAAACTGGAGGATGAATGCTCAGAGCTGAAGAAAGATATTGATGACCTGGAGTTAACACTGGCCAAggtggagaaggaaaagcatgCCACTGAGAACAAG GTGAAAAACCTGACAGAGGAGATGGCAGCTCTGGACGAGACCATTGCCAAGCtgacaaaagagaagaaagctctCCAAGAGGCCCATCAGCAGACACTGGAtgacctgcaggcagaggaggacaaagTCAACACTCTGACCAAAGCTAAAACCAAGCTGGAGCAGCAAGTGGATGAT ctggaagggtccctggaGCAAGAGAAGAAACTGCGCATGGACCTGGAGAGAGCCAAGAGGAAACTGGAAGGAGACCTGAAGATGAACCAGGATTCCATCATGGATCTGGAAAATGataagcagcagctggatgagaaactgaagaa GAAAGACTTTGAGATCAGCCAGATCCAGAGCAAGATCGAGGATGAGCAAGCCCTGGGCATGCAACTGCAGAAGAAGatcaaggagctgcag GCTcgcattgaggagctggaggaggaaattGAGGCCGAGCGAACCTCTCGGGCAAAAGCAGAGAAGCATCGAGCTGACCTCTCCcgggagctggaggagatcaGTGAGCGCCtggaagaggcaggaggagctaCATCAGCTCAGATTGAGATGAACAAGAAGCGTGAGGCAGAGTTCCAGAAGATGCGTCGTGACCTGGAGGAGGCCACGCTGCAGCACGAGGCCACGGCTGCCGCCCTGCGGAAGAAGCACGCGGACAGCACCGCTGAGCTCGGGGAGCAGATCGACAACCTGCAGAGGGTGaagcagaagctggagaaggagaagagtgaGCTGAAGATGGAGATTGACGACCTGGCCAGCAACATGGAGTCTGTCTCCAAAGCCAAG GCAAACCTGGAGAAGATGTGCCGCACCCTGGAAGATCAGCTGAGCGAGATCAAGACGAAGGAAGAAGAACATCAGCGCATGATCAATGACCTCAATGCTCAGAGAGCTCGCCTGCAGACAGAGTCAG GTGAATATTCACGCCaggtggaggagaaggatgCTTTGGTTTCTCAGCTGTCAAGAGGCAAGCAGGCATTCACCCAGCAGATTGAGGAACTCAAGAGGCACCTGGAGGAAGAGATCAAG GCCAAGAACGCCCTGGCCCATGCCCTGCAGTCTGCTCGCCACGACTGCGACTTGCTCCGGGAACAatatgaggaggagcaggaggccaaGGGGGAGCTGCAGCGAGCCCTGTCCAAGGCCAACAGTGAAGTGGCTCAGTGGAGAACCAAATACGAGACGGACGCCATTCAGCGCacggaggagctggaggaggccaa GAAGAAGCTGGCTCAGCGCCTGCAGGATGCAGAGGAACATGTTGAAGCTGTCAATGCCAAATGTGCCTCTCTGGAAAAGacaaagcagaggctgcagaatgaAGTGGAGGACCTGATGATTGATGTGGAGAGATCAaatgctgcctgtgcagctctggacaAGAAGCAGAAGAACTTTGACAAG ATCCTGGCAGAATGGAAGCAGAAGTATGAGGAAAcgcaggctgagctggaagccTCCCAGAAGGAGTCTCGCTctctcagcacagagctgttcaAGATGAAGAATGCCTATGAGGAGTCCTTGGACCACCTGGAAACGCTCAAGCGGGAGAACAAGAACTTGCAGC AGGAGATTTCCGACCTGACGGAGCAGATTGCCGAGGGAGGAAAGGCAATTCATGAGCTGGAGAAGGTCAAGAAGCAGGTTGAGCAGGAGAAATCTGaactccaggctgctctggaggaagctGAG GCTTCCTTAGAACATGAAGAGGGGAAGATCCTGCGCCTCCAGCTTGAGCTCAACCAGGTGAAGTCTGAGATTGACAGGAAGATAGCAGAgaaggatgaggagattgaCCAGATGAAGAGAAACCATCTCCGAGTGGTGGACTCCATGCAGAGCACCCTGGATGCTGAGATCAGGAGCAGGAATGAAGCCCTGAGGCTGAAGAAGAAGATGGAAGGAGACCTGAATGAAATGGAGATCCAGCTGAGCCATGCTAACCGCCAGGCTGCAGATGCACAGAAGAACCTGAGGAACACACAGGGAGTGCTGAAG GATACCCAGATACACTTGGACGATGCTGTCCGAGCACAGGATGACCTGAAGGAGCAGGTGGCCATGGTGGAGCGCAGAGCAAACCTGTTGCAGGCTGAAGTAGAGGAGCTaagggcagccctggagcaaacAGAGCGGTCAAGGAAAttggctgagcaggagctcCTGGATGCCAGTGAACGTGTGCAGCTGCTCCATACCCAG AACACCAGCTTGATCAACACCAAGAAGAAGCTGGAGACAGACATTGCCCAAATTCAGGGTGAAATGGAGGATACCATCCAGGAAGCCAGAAACGCTGAAGagaaggccaagaaggccatcaCTGAT GCAGCCATGAtggcagaagagctgaagaAGGAGCAGGATACCAGTGCCCACCTGGAGAGGATGAAGAAGAACCTGGACCAGACAGTGAAGGACCTGCAGCACCGTCTGGatgaggctgagcagctggccCTGAAGGGAGGCAAGAAGCAAATCCAGAAGCTGGAGGCCAGA GTGCGAGAGCTGGAAGGGGAGGTGGATGCTGAGCAGAAGCGCAGCGCTGAAGCCGTGAAGGGTGTGCGCAAGTACGAGAGGAGGGTGAAGGAGCTGACCTACCAG TCTGAGGAAGATCGGAAGAATGTTCTCAGGCTCCAGGATCTCGTGGACAAGCTACAAATGAAAGTGAAGTCCTACAAGAGGCAAGCTGAGGAGGCT GAGGAGCTGTCCAATGTCAACCTCTCCAAGTTCCGCAAGATCCAGCACGAGCTGGAGGAAGCCGAGGAGAGAGCTGACATTGCAGAGTCGCAGGTCAACAAGCTCCGGACCAAGAGCCGCGAGTTCCAcaagaaagcagaagaggaggaatga